TTGGTGAAGTCTGGCCGAGAGATTATTGGCTTTGATTTATGCGAGGTTGGCCCAGGCGATACGGAATGGAACGGCAACGTAGGGGCGAGGGTTCTGATGAAACTATGTAACTGGATGGCCGCTTCGCAGGGAAAACTGGAAGCACAGTTTTAGCAGCAAGCAGAAAGTATAAACAAGTATAAAACGGCCGGTAGAATATTTTCTATTGGCCGTTTCTATGCTGTCCACTACAGGGAACAAATTATCTTTTAGTTCCGCATTCCGTAAGTGTAGCCATAGTAAAAAACATACTTTCACTATATTTGGTAAAAGCTAAACTATGGGATTTATACTTCGAATTATATTGACGGGCGCCGCGGCTATGTTGGCCGCCTACTTACTGCCGGGCGTGGACATCGACGGCTTCCTGACAGCAATCATCCTGGCGCTGGTGCTTGCCGTGCTAAATGCGGTGGTGCGCCCGGTGCTGGTGTTCCTGACCATTCCCGTTACCATACTTACCCTGGGGCTGTTCCTGCTCGTAATCAACGCAGTCATAATTTTGCTGGCCAGTTGGATGATAGAGGGTTTCGAGGTGGCTGGCTTTATATCTGCCCTGCTCTTCAGTATCGTGATTTCTATTGTGGTGGCCATACTGGATATGATCTTCTAGCACGTTATCATACTTTATAAAACGAAACAGGCCGGGCCAGCAGATTAGCTGGCCCGGCCTGTTTCGTTTTATACTTAGCTGCTTACTTCTTCTGCATCCACTCTTCACAAGCGTCAGCGCACTCTTTACAGGCATCGGCACATTTCTGGCAATGCTCTGCCTCGTGCTGACGGCATTCCGCCTCACACTTGCGGCAAATTTCAATACACTCCTTCATCACGTGCTTGGCATGCGGGGAGTTACGGGCCACAAACTTGGCCGTAAGCAGGCATATGTCAGCGCAATCGCGGTCAAGCATAATGCAGCCCACCATCATTTTTACATTGTCCTCCTGCAGGCAAAGGGTGGCGCAGGTTTCGCAGGCGGTCATACATTTTACAAGTACGTGTTCGAGGTTGTTCGTTATTTCAGATTTCATAGCTTTTGTTTTGAAAGTTAAACGTGTTAAAAGGTACGGGTATGGGAAATGATGGTTATCAAACCTGAAAGCCAGGGAACTGTTCTCGTAATTGAGGGGCTTTATAGTTATCTTTGATCTAGAAGTGACGAAGTGAAAGCAGGCGCAGCCTGTAATAGAAGGAAAGACAAGTATGGCAACAATTCGGGAGGCAAGAGAAGCCTTAAAATTATACTTCGGGTACGAGCAGTTCCGGCCCATGCAGGAGCAGATCATTGAGGGCGTGCTGCAGGGAAAGGATGTGGTGGTACTGATGCCGACCGGCGGTGGTAAATCGGTGTGCTATCAGGTGCCTGCGGTGGTGATGCCCGGCATCTGCGTGGTTATTTCGCCGCTCATTGCCCTGATGAAGGACCAGGTGGAGGCCCTGCTAGTAAACGGAATTCCGGCTGCTTACCTGAACAGCTCCCAAAACTCCGACGAGCAGTATCAGATTGAGAAGCAGTGCCTGGAGGGAAAGCTGAAGCTGCTGTACGTGTCGCCTGAGAAGCTGCTCTCCTCCGGCTTTATGTCCTTTATCAGCCGCATCAACATCTCGCTTTTTGCTGTGGATGAGGCGCACTGTAT
Above is a window of Pontibacter akesuensis DNA encoding:
- a CDS encoding phage holin family protein, which gives rise to MGFILRIILTGAAAMLAAYLLPGVDIDGFLTAIILALVLAVLNAVVRPVLVFLTIPVTILTLGLFLLVINAVIILLASWMIEGFEVAGFISALLFSIVISIVVAILDMIF
- a CDS encoding four-helix bundle copper-binding protein; its protein translation is MKSEITNNLEHVLVKCMTACETCATLCLQEDNVKMMVGCIMLDRDCADICLLTAKFVARNSPHAKHVMKECIEICRKCEAECRQHEAEHCQKCADACKECADACEEWMQKK